In a genomic window of Halobiforma lacisalsi AJ5:
- a CDS encoding sugar phosphate nucleotidyltransferase: MSVRSAIVLAAGEGKRLRPLTRHRPKPMLPAGTKPILEHVFDELVAAGIEELTVVVGYGRSAVQSHFGPSYRDVPIEYVVQEHQLGSGHALAVAASTVEERTLVVNGDQLVDRKIVGDVISTHETDPDAVATLGVIGHDDLAEYGGAIVDADGTVSEIVENPTDDRTYRLNAGVYALEAEAVEAMTDVEPTAGEFSLVDGLEALVDDRTVRAAASEGIWIDATYPWDLLEVAETLFETGTVTGSVASSARVHGTATIVEPAVVGPDCVINAGAVVGPNVCLGQNVTVGSNATVRRSVVDADSRIGSNATAIDCVTGRGVRIGPGSAVVGGPGDVRVDSTVHRDERLGALIADRTRDEGGVTYAPGTIVGAEATIHAGATVRGSVDSETEVR, encoded by the coding sequence ATGTCCGTCCGATCCGCTATCGTCCTGGCCGCGGGAGAGGGGAAACGGCTCCGGCCGCTGACGCGACACCGGCCGAAGCCCATGCTTCCCGCCGGTACCAAACCGATCCTCGAGCACGTCTTCGACGAGCTCGTCGCGGCCGGAATCGAGGAACTGACAGTCGTCGTCGGCTACGGCCGGTCGGCGGTCCAGTCCCACTTCGGCCCCTCCTACCGGGACGTGCCGATAGAGTACGTCGTACAGGAACACCAGCTGGGCAGCGGTCACGCCCTCGCCGTCGCGGCATCGACGGTCGAGGAGCGGACGCTCGTCGTAAACGGCGACCAGCTGGTCGACCGGAAGATCGTCGGCGACGTGATCTCGACTCATGAGACCGACCCCGACGCGGTCGCGACCCTCGGCGTCATCGGTCACGACGACCTCGCGGAGTACGGCGGCGCCATCGTCGACGCCGATGGAACGGTCTCCGAGATCGTCGAAAACCCGACCGACGACCGAACGTACCGACTCAACGCGGGCGTCTACGCGCTCGAGGCCGAGGCCGTCGAGGCGATGACCGACGTCGAACCCACCGCCGGCGAGTTCTCGCTGGTCGACGGCCTCGAGGCGCTGGTCGACGACCGGACGGTCAGGGCGGCGGCGAGCGAGGGGATCTGGATCGACGCGACCTACCCCTGGGACCTGCTCGAGGTCGCCGAGACCCTCTTCGAGACCGGAACGGTGACCGGATCGGTCGCGTCGTCGGCGCGCGTTCACGGAACGGCGACGATCGTGGAACCGGCGGTCGTCGGCCCGGACTGCGTGATCAACGCCGGTGCCGTCGTCGGGCCGAACGTCTGTCTCGGACAGAACGTGACCGTCGGCTCGAACGCGACGGTCCGGCGCAGCGTCGTCGACGCGGACTCGCGAATCGGGTCGAACGCGACCGCGATCGACTGCGTTACCGGCCGCGGCGTCCGGATCGGTCCCGGATCGGCAGTCGTCGGCGGGCCGGGTGACGTCCGCGTCGACTCGACGGTCCACCGGGACGAACGCCTTGGAGCGTTGATCGCCGATCGGACCCGGGACGAGGGGGGCGTCACCTACGCCCCCGGAACGATCGTCGGCGCGGAGGCGACGATCCACGCCGGAGCGACGGTCCGGGGCTCGGTCGACTCGGAAACGGAGGTCCGGTAA
- a CDS encoding efflux RND transporter permease subunit, with protein sequence MSDFDAPGDEAESEESNGSDDVWAAVEGDGEIDADGNPPRDARKTESEAGAEAGSSSSDVKGAGEREGSSTTGPGTETTTTTTSASATKAIGALVSRLGSRFGRGTDDAGANTGPAERDGNRDFGSGGAAGLSDSTSKAGSESSPDGGSKDPFTRRINPLITERTWTVVLVFLLVTAVFLSGAVAGGGEQQAGTDQFTEDSEAQEAFDEMQENFDRSGRDAGGTTAQLFVTDRNDGNVLSKPNLLRMLEFQDRVENEDGLRVASTTSPASLIATQLDPEATTAERQYRAIERASPRQLEDAIARADERMGIPVSTDFTRESARADVAQVAITYDTPPMSETSDHAHLQFETQEIADEIEGFDTDDNVVIFGDAVIEEETVQLLGDTAIVVFPAAIVLILFFLLVAYRDPVDLALGLAALVMTMIWTFGFMGFANIPFSDSLITVFPLLLAVGIDFGIHIINRYREERGTGTSIGDSMGITTDQLTTALLIVTLTTVFSIMANLVSDITRDFAIVASAGMVFTFLIFSVFLPAGKVGFDRLREGTRFPEFGSTPLGQENSWMGRVLPVGVHIARAVPVLFLVAMLVLGAGATAYGTGVDTEFDQEAFFPDEDRIEQYQSLPGPLQPSDYTFMTVLNYLEEDFDRSLDGSVTIYVADSDLRSDRGLREVDRAVRNPPEAFKSDGREADADTILDVIDSQAATDPEFAATVERYDSRGDGIPDRNVDAVYDALFASDGADDAADRLTTDRSATRIDVQIDVDADQDEAVAAARSVADGMELDATATGQLVIFEAVIEKTTESSINSLVVAFLLTMVFLVLSYWWLEGRAIYGVLNLVPVLLAVALLAGSMRLFDVPLTPINAPILSVSIGLGVDYTVHFMHRFVDEYENTGDVHESLLVTVRGTGGALTGSMLTTVTGLGVLYLALIPLIMEFGLLLALGVFYAWLTSILVLPSVIVVWDRLESGDGVSVGVPGR encoded by the coding sequence ATGAGTGATTTCGACGCGCCGGGTGACGAAGCGGAGAGCGAGGAGTCGAACGGCTCGGACGACGTGTGGGCAGCCGTCGAGGGAGATGGAGAGATCGACGCCGACGGGAACCCGCCTCGAGACGCGAGGAAGACGGAGTCGGAAGCGGGAGCGGAAGCAGGCTCCTCGAGCAGCGACGTGAAAGGGGCTGGCGAACGGGAAGGGAGTTCCACGACTGGTCCCGGAACGGAAACCACGACCACGACCACGAGCGCGAGCGCGACGAAAGCGATCGGAGCGCTCGTCTCACGGCTCGGCTCGCGATTCGGGAGGGGAACCGACGATGCTGGCGCGAACACCGGGCCAGCAGAACGTGACGGGAATCGCGACTTCGGGAGCGGTGGAGCCGCTGGCCTCTCCGATAGTACCTCCAAAGCCGGCTCCGAGTCCAGCCCCGACGGCGGGAGCAAGGACCCGTTCACTCGTCGCATCAACCCTCTGATCACCGAACGGACCTGGACCGTCGTGCTCGTCTTTCTGCTCGTGACGGCCGTCTTCCTCAGTGGGGCGGTGGCCGGCGGCGGCGAACAGCAGGCCGGTACCGACCAGTTTACCGAGGATTCGGAGGCGCAGGAGGCGTTCGATGAAATGCAGGAGAACTTCGACCGCTCCGGTCGGGACGCCGGCGGCACCACCGCCCAGCTGTTCGTCACCGATCGGAACGACGGGAACGTCCTCTCGAAGCCGAACCTGTTGCGAATGCTCGAGTTCCAGGATCGGGTCGAGAACGAGGACGGTCTGCGGGTCGCCTCGACGACGAGTCCGGCGTCGCTGATTGCGACGCAACTCGATCCGGAGGCGACGACGGCCGAACGGCAGTACCGGGCGATCGAGCGAGCATCCCCGCGTCAACTCGAGGACGCGATCGCTCGAGCCGACGAGCGGATGGGGATCCCGGTAAGCACCGACTTCACCCGTGAATCGGCGCGCGCGGACGTCGCACAGGTAGCGATCACCTACGACACGCCGCCGATGTCGGAGACGAGCGATCACGCCCACCTGCAGTTCGAGACCCAGGAGATCGCCGACGAGATCGAGGGCTTCGATACGGACGACAACGTCGTCATTTTCGGCGACGCCGTGATCGAGGAGGAGACCGTCCAGTTGCTGGGGGATACGGCCATCGTCGTCTTCCCGGCGGCGATCGTCCTGATCCTGTTTTTCCTGCTGGTCGCGTACCGCGATCCGGTCGACCTCGCGCTGGGACTGGCGGCGCTGGTGATGACGATGATCTGGACGTTCGGATTCATGGGGTTCGCGAACATCCCGTTCTCGGACTCCCTGATTACCGTCTTCCCGCTGTTGCTCGCGGTCGGGATCGACTTCGGGATCCACATCATCAACCGCTACCGGGAGGAGCGGGGCACCGGAACGTCGATCGGTGACTCGATGGGGATCACGACCGACCAGTTGACGACGGCGCTGCTGATCGTCACCCTGACGACGGTGTTCAGCATTATGGCGAACCTGGTCAGCGACATCACGCGGGATTTCGCCATCGTCGCGTCCGCGGGGATGGTCTTTACGTTCCTCATCTTCAGTGTGTTCCTCCCTGCGGGAAAGGTCGGCTTCGACCGCCTCCGGGAGGGGACGCGGTTCCCGGAGTTCGGTTCCACCCCGCTCGGGCAGGAGAACTCGTGGATGGGCCGTGTGCTGCCGGTCGGCGTTCACATCGCCCGGGCGGTTCCGGTGCTCTTCCTCGTCGCGATGCTCGTACTCGGTGCGGGGGCCACCGCGTACGGGACCGGCGTCGACACCGAGTTCGATCAGGAGGCGTTCTTCCCCGACGAGGACCGGATCGAACAGTATCAGTCGCTTCCCGGCCCGCTCCAGCCCAGCGACTACACCTTCATGACGGTGCTGAACTACCTCGAGGAGGACTTCGATCGGAGCCTCGACGGCTCGGTGACGATATACGTCGCCGACAGCGATCTCAGGTCCGATCGCGGGCTCAGGGAGGTCGACCGCGCGGTCCGGAACCCGCCCGAGGCGTTCAAATCCGACGGCCGGGAGGCCGACGCCGACACCATCCTCGACGTCATCGACTCCCAGGCCGCGACGGATCCGGAGTTCGCCGCGACCGTCGAGCGGTACGACTCGCGCGGCGACGGGATCCCGGATCGTAACGTCGACGCCGTCTACGACGCGCTGTTCGCCTCCGACGGGGCGGACGACGCCGCCGATCGGCTGACGACGGACCGGAGCGCGACCCGGATCGACGTCCAGATCGACGTCGACGCCGACCAGGACGAGGCCGTCGCCGCCGCCAGGAGCGTCGCCGACGGGATGGAACTCGACGCGACGGCGACGGGGCAACTGGTCATCTTCGAGGCCGTGATCGAGAAGACGACCGAATCATCGATCAACAGCCTCGTCGTCGCCTTTCTCCTGACGATGGTCTTCCTCGTGCTTTCCTACTGGTGGCTTGAGGGCCGGGCGATCTACGGCGTCTTGAACCTGGTTCCGGTGTTGCTGGCGGTTGCCCTGCTTGCGGGCTCGATGCGGCTGTTCGACGTGCCGCTAACGCCGATCAACGCGCCGATCCTCTCGGTCTCGATCGGGCTGGGTGTCGACTACACCGTCCACTTCATGCACCGGTTCGTCGACGAGTACGAGAACACGGGCGACGTGCACGAATCGCTGCTCGTGACCGTCCGCGGGACCGGCGGCGCGCTCACCGGGAGCATGCTGACGACCGTCACGGGGCTGGGAGTGCTGTACCTCGCGTTGATCCCCCTGATCATGGAGTTCGGCCTCCTGCTCGCGCTCGGCGTGTTCTACGCGTGGCTGACCTCCATTCTCGTGTTGCCGTCGGTGATCGTCGTCTGGGACCGACTCGAGAGCGGAGACGGCGTTTCCGTCGGAGTTCCGGGTCGCTGA
- a CDS encoding COG1361 S-layer family protein, which produces MTVPMLAGAAVDGTEIGKPDVDVHLTDNQLETGTQETLELDVSNDGRLDAGFGEQVLNVRAGTLEISDSGPFESKSGEASLGTIPDGQSVPATQRIEVPNGIEPGEYEITVEVDYTYVYMVSGSTYDRRSTTEKETVTVVVPSDPQLAVTDLMTDVEPGGSGEARIEIENTGPVTSNQTRTSITSGNGITLDGSTPEAPAEQIIGDLEPNESTTMTVDVAIDESISGGERPLEIDFTYEDENGIERAANSVTASLSPAAEQTFAIDDLESTLAVGYDGEVTGTLTNEGPRTVDDAVLDVTPQSESLFIEDTRYALPELEPGESTEFRYPTDVSGQADAGPRQLQFTVEYGSGDRTTATDGPISERVVIDDRYEEFSIETVAADVRQGETSEVLLEITNERPETLSNVDAKLYADSPLDAPNSDAFVNELEPGESAEIRFEIAATADAALETHPVELDFEYDTERGDTVVSDVYQHPIDVGEGNGDDGGTTVGSIVTVMALLTGAGLGIGLWWRRA; this is translated from the coding sequence ATGACGGTACCGATGCTCGCCGGAGCGGCCGTCGACGGAACCGAGATCGGAAAACCCGATGTCGACGTTCACCTCACGGATAACCAGCTCGAAACGGGAACCCAGGAGACGCTCGAGCTTGACGTGAGCAACGACGGGCGTCTCGATGCCGGTTTCGGAGAGCAAGTTCTCAACGTCCGTGCGGGCACGTTAGAAATTTCTGATTCCGGCCCGTTCGAATCCAAATCCGGGGAAGCCTCACTCGGGACGATTCCCGACGGACAGTCCGTCCCGGCAACACAACGGATCGAAGTCCCGAACGGCATCGAACCCGGTGAATACGAGATTACCGTCGAAGTTGACTACACCTACGTCTATATGGTGAGCGGTTCGACCTACGATCGACGTTCGACTACCGAAAAGGAGACAGTGACTGTCGTCGTGCCGAGCGATCCGCAACTCGCCGTCACTGATCTTATGACCGACGTCGAACCCGGTGGTAGCGGAGAAGCCAGGATAGAGATCGAAAATACCGGACCAGTCACTTCGAACCAGACACGAACGAGCATCACGTCCGGAAACGGCATCACTTTGGACGGTAGCACACCGGAAGCTCCCGCCGAACAGATCATCGGCGACCTCGAGCCGAACGAATCGACGACGATGACCGTCGACGTGGCAATCGACGAGAGCATCAGCGGCGGCGAGCGCCCCCTCGAGATCGACTTTACCTACGAGGACGAGAACGGCATCGAACGAGCGGCCAACAGCGTAACGGCGTCGCTTTCGCCGGCAGCAGAGCAGACGTTCGCCATCGACGACCTCGAGAGTACTCTCGCGGTCGGCTACGACGGAGAAGTGACGGGGACGCTCACCAATGAGGGGCCACGAACCGTCGATGACGCGGTTCTCGACGTCACTCCCCAGAGCGAGTCGCTGTTCATCGAGGATACCCGGTACGCCTTGCCCGAACTCGAGCCGGGCGAATCCACGGAATTCCGCTACCCGACGGACGTCAGCGGACAGGCCGACGCGGGACCGCGCCAGCTCCAATTTACGGTCGAGTACGGCAGCGGTGACCGGACGACGGCCACCGACGGCCCGATTTCGGAACGCGTCGTGATCGACGACAGGTACGAGGAGTTCTCGATCGAGACGGTCGCGGCCGACGTCCGCCAGGGCGAGACGAGCGAGGTCTTGCTCGAGATCACCAACGAGCGGCCGGAGACGCTGTCGAACGTGGACGCGAAGCTCTACGCGGACAGCCCCCTGGATGCGCCCAACAGCGACGCGTTCGTGAACGAACTCGAGCCCGGCGAGTCCGCCGAGATTCGGTTCGAGATCGCGGCCACGGCGGACGCGGCACTCGAGACGCACCCGGTCGAACTCGACTTCGAGTACGACACGGAACGGGGCGACACGGTGGTCTCGGACGTCTACCAGCACCCGATCGACGTCGGCGAGGGCAACGGCGACGACGGCGGAACCACAGTCGGCTCGATCGTGACGGTGATGGCGCTGCTTACGGGTGCGGGGCTCGGAATCGGGCTCTGGTGGCGACGAGCGTGA
- a CDS encoding BGTF surface domain-containing protein, producing MTSEISYREKGRAAFLAAMMVLSVVAMSAAFAGAAAAVNQNTEDTYESGPTFTDADELADEDPVWLGQEVTIANFGSDAEIRAGFPDEDAEVIASVFEDEGSVSFEIDEDFEADEPYHIRNPNAGGSYQGSVEATFQVQSEDFGAEFSSGTVIQDGVETLEFESDRDVQTVNVTSEDLDSDELVDVFNDNDDASGVNDKDYHEDEDVLTFELDTTEQTDYDLDFTNIDAGDYDFNFSVTDSYASANASITVTDEDVERDVNAENVDRGELSNITVEPYETDYSAIKVGEYEDVSYEAGLIVVDNSDDGYDEINVTMNTHTAGAGHVDSDDADFDVLSEDVFEAQQDDVEIHFAYLNISDTVFYNDELDNTPATNDLFNGVGDDDNYETLDTFSIEDDGLSNPLAKGDYEVTTGGQWTLDDQDLPEIDDTDDSDFLVLSPRMPASEVATHTAPGDDSMSSFEDFNESTITSTETVAEGDHLIVTIDDFGTSGLLDQFNAGDNIGETLASEDIYFELEQDDVPANSPDQVWNNSALVDSDVDADPLDFNFVNADEYEGDQLILEVPIDDLENEFSGNDYEIGDNFDGEWVDADADEDYTWNIQITEDNAYVEDSDEEIDVEGDLTLDERELTLDDANEELPNAEDTAVTGDTTIAPGSEVEVRAASSGNFVLDNDTLVDDDRTFLGTFDFSDYEANTSVDLEAYGPGDESDELSAELVDAGEPLIQLDTSAPEKTQVGEDASLEVTVANNGGAADTIDIGVVIDDENTYSEDNVTLEPDEEWSESFDFDTSEAGDIEWSVSAGDEEATGTLTVSEDKKENGENGENGENGENGENGENGENGENGENGDNGEEDGTPGFGVAVAVVALLAAAMLALRRQN from the coding sequence ATGACAAGCGAGATTTCATATCGCGAAAAGGGACGTGCAGCGTTCCTGGCAGCGATGATGGTCCTCTCCGTTGTCGCCATGTCCGCAGCGTTTGCGGGCGCGGCGGCAGCGGTCAACCAGAACACGGAGGACACGTACGAATCCGGACCTACGTTCACTGACGCAGATGAGCTAGCGGACGAAGATCCGGTTTGGCTTGGCCAAGAGGTAACGATTGCAAACTTCGGTAGTGACGCCGAGATCCGTGCTGGCTTCCCTGACGAGGACGCTGAAGTCATTGCAAGCGTCTTCGAAGATGAAGGCTCGGTTAGCTTCGAAATCGATGAAGACTTCGAAGCTGATGAGCCGTACCACATCCGGAATCCGAACGCCGGTGGGAGCTATCAGGGCTCGGTAGAGGCAACGTTCCAGGTCCAGAGTGAGGACTTCGGTGCCGAGTTCAGTAGTGGGACCGTCATTCAGGACGGCGTTGAAACTCTCGAGTTCGAGTCCGACCGTGATGTGCAGACGGTGAACGTCACGTCGGAAGACCTCGACAGTGACGAACTTGTGGACGTCTTCAATGACAACGACGACGCATCTGGCGTCAATGACAAAGACTATCACGAAGATGAAGATGTCCTGACGTTCGAGCTGGATACTACCGAGCAGACGGACTACGACCTTGACTTCACCAACATCGACGCTGGTGACTACGACTTCAACTTCAGTGTCACTGACTCGTACGCGTCCGCTAACGCGTCCATTACGGTGACTGACGAAGACGTCGAACGTGACGTCAACGCTGAAAACGTCGATCGCGGTGAACTGTCGAACATCACCGTCGAACCCTACGAGACCGACTACAGTGCCATTAAGGTCGGTGAATACGAGGACGTCAGCTACGAGGCTGGCCTCATCGTCGTGGACAACTCCGACGACGGCTACGACGAGATCAACGTCACGATGAACACCCACACGGCCGGTGCTGGGCACGTCGATTCCGATGATGCGGACTTCGACGTGCTGAGCGAGGACGTGTTCGAGGCCCAGCAGGACGACGTTGAGATTCACTTCGCCTACCTCAACATCTCCGACACTGTCTTCTACAACGACGAGCTCGACAACACCCCCGCAACGAACGACCTCTTCAACGGTGTTGGTGACGACGACAACTACGAGACGCTCGATACGTTCAGTATCGAAGACGACGGCCTCAGCAATCCGCTTGCTAAGGGCGACTACGAAGTGACCACGGGCGGTCAGTGGACGCTCGATGACCAGGACCTGCCCGAAATCGACGATACCGACGACAGTGACTTCCTGGTGCTGTCGCCGCGGATGCCCGCGAGTGAAGTCGCCACGCACACTGCGCCTGGTGACGACAGCATGAGCAGCTTCGAGGACTTCAACGAGTCCACTATTACGTCGACGGAGACCGTTGCCGAAGGCGACCACCTCATCGTCACTATCGACGACTTCGGCACCTCTGGCCTGCTCGATCAGTTCAACGCCGGTGACAACATCGGCGAAACTCTCGCCAGTGAGGATATCTACTTCGAACTCGAGCAGGACGACGTGCCTGCAAACTCGCCTGACCAGGTCTGGAACAACAGCGCTCTCGTCGACTCGGACGTCGATGCAGATCCGCTTGACTTCAACTTCGTCAACGCTGACGAGTACGAAGGTGACCAGCTGATCCTCGAAGTCCCGATCGACGACCTCGAGAATGAGTTCAGCGGTAACGATTACGAGATCGGCGATAACTTCGACGGTGAGTGGGTTGACGCCGACGCTGACGAAGACTACACCTGGAACATCCAGATCACCGAGGACAACGCCTACGTCGAAGACTCCGACGAAGAAATCGACGTCGAAGGCGACCTCACGCTCGACGAGCGTGAACTGACCCTCGACGACGCGAACGAAGAACTCCCGAACGCTGAGGATACCGCCGTCACGGGCGACACGACGATCGCCCCCGGCTCGGAAGTCGAAGTCCGTGCCGCCTCCTCGGGTAACTTCGTCCTCGACAACGACACGCTCGTCGACGACGACCGTACCTTCCTGGGTACCTTCGACTTCAGCGACTACGAAGCCAACACCAGTGTCGACCTCGAAGCCTACGGCCCTGGTGATGAATCCGACGAACTCAGCGCTGAACTCGTCGACGCTGGTGAACCACTGATCCAGCTCGACACCTCCGCACCTGAGAAGACTCAGGTCGGTGAAGACGCCTCGCTTGAGGTGACCGTCGCGAACAACGGTGGCGCCGCCGACACGATCGACATCGGCGTCGTCATCGACGACGAGAACACCTACAGCGAAGACAACGTCACCCTCGAGCCTGACGAAGAGTGGAGCGAGAGCTTCGACTTCGACACCTCGGAAGCTGGTGACATCGAGTGGAGCGTCTCCGCTGGCGACGAGGAAGCCACCGGCACCCTGACCGTCTCCGAAGACAAGAAGGAGAACGGTGAGAACGGTGAGAACGGTGAGAACGGTGAGAACGGTGAGAACGGCGAGAACGGTGAGAACGGCGAGAACGGCGAGAACGGTGACAACGGCGAAGAAGACGGGACGCCCGGCTTCGGCGTCGCTGTCGCTGTCGTCGCGCTGCTCGCCGCCGCCATGCTCGCCCTGCGCCGCCAGAACTAA
- the grxC gene encoding glutaredoxin 3: MSDQPRVEIYTKEDCPYCEKAKDLFDNKGVEYEEYNVTGDEELFEEMVERADGRKTAPEVFIDDELIGGWDDTSALDETGELDEKLGLVTDGGDEIVEHRPLLIAGTGIAGLTAAIYAGRANNDPLVIEGDEPGGQLTLTTDVANYPGFPEGISGPELVNNMKEQARKFGADLKNGVIESVERVEQSSTANQNASRSGDDSSRPFRVELTNGDVYTADAVIAASGASARTLGIPGEDELMGYGLSTCATCDGAFFRGEDMLVVGGGDAAMEEATFLTKFADTVYIAHRREEFRAEDHWVDRVHEKVEDGEIEIMKNTELVEVHGSQEEGVDHVTLVENEKGHPTDRLDDPETNEFEFDVGAVFLAIGHTPNTEYLEDTGVKMDDEGYLKTQGGEGGGQTETDVPGIFGAGDVVDYHYQQAVTAAGMGSKAALDADEYLEDLERAESAGEVEAAAADD; the protein is encoded by the coding sequence ATGAGCGACCAGCCTCGAGTCGAGATCTATACGAAGGAGGACTGTCCCTACTGCGAGAAAGCGAAGGACCTCTTCGACAACAAGGGCGTCGAGTACGAGGAGTACAACGTCACTGGCGACGAGGAACTCTTCGAGGAGATGGTCGAACGCGCAGATGGCCGCAAGACCGCACCCGAGGTCTTCATCGACGACGAACTGATCGGGGGCTGGGACGACACGAGCGCCCTCGACGAGACGGGCGAACTCGACGAAAAGCTCGGACTCGTCACCGACGGCGGCGACGAGATCGTCGAACACCGTCCGCTGCTCATCGCCGGCACGGGAATCGCCGGCCTCACCGCCGCGATCTACGCCGGCCGTGCGAACAACGACCCGCTGGTCATCGAAGGCGACGAACCCGGCGGCCAGCTCACGCTGACCACCGACGTCGCGAACTACCCCGGCTTCCCCGAGGGGATCAGCGGCCCCGAACTCGTGAACAACATGAAAGAACAGGCCCGGAAGTTCGGCGCCGACCTGAAAAACGGCGTCATCGAATCGGTCGAGCGTGTCGAACAAAGTTCGACTGCAAACCAGAACGCGTCGCGTTCCGGTGACGACTCGAGCCGACCGTTCCGCGTCGAACTAACGAACGGGGACGTCTACACCGCCGACGCCGTGATCGCCGCCTCGGGTGCGAGCGCCCGCACGCTCGGAATCCCCGGCGAAGACGAACTGATGGGCTACGGTCTGTCGACGTGTGCGACCTGTGACGGCGCGTTCTTCCGCGGCGAAGACATGCTCGTCGTCGGCGGCGGCGACGCCGCGATGGAAGAAGCAACCTTCCTCACGAAGTTCGCCGATACCGTCTACATCGCCCACCGCCGCGAGGAGTTCCGCGCCGAGGACCACTGGGTCGACCGGGTCCACGAAAAGGTCGAGGACGGCGAGATCGAGATCATGAAAAACACCGAACTCGTCGAGGTCCACGGCTCCCAGGAAGAGGGGGTCGACCACGTGACGCTCGTCGAAAACGAGAAGGGTCACCCCACCGACCGCCTCGACGACCCCGAGACCAACGAGTTCGAGTTCGACGTCGGTGCCGTCTTCCTCGCGATCGGTCACACCCCCAACACCGAATATCTGGAGGACACCGGCGTGAAGATGGACGACGAAGGGTATCTGAAGACACAGGGCGGCGAGGGCGGCGGCCAGACCGAAACGGACGTGCCCGGCATCTTCGGCGCCGGCGACGTCGTCGACTACCACTACCAGCAGGCTGTCACGGCTGCGGGGATGGGGTCGAAGGCCGCGCTCGACGCCGACGAATATCTGGAAGACCTCGAGCGTGCGGAATCGGCGGGTGAAGTCGAAGCGGCTGCGGCGGACGACTGA
- a CDS encoding DUF357 domain-containing protein, protein MAADLEEKTDRYGELLAEALAEATIAPPEGTPMADAAAECYEMAESYLEDGRHFRENDDPVNALASFSYGHAWLDAGARVGLFDVPTEGHLFTVD, encoded by the coding sequence ATGGCCGCCGATCTCGAGGAGAAGACCGACCGGTACGGGGAACTGCTCGCGGAGGCGCTCGCGGAGGCGACGATCGCCCCGCCGGAGGGGACGCCGATGGCCGACGCCGCCGCGGAGTGTTACGAGATGGCCGAGTCCTATCTCGAGGACGGGCGACATTTCCGTGAGAACGACGATCCGGTCAACGCGCTGGCATCGTTTTCCTACGGGCACGCGTGGCTGGACGCGGGCGCGCGAGTCGGACTGTTCGATGTCCCTACCGAGGGGCACCTGTTCACCGTCGACTGA